From Glycine max cultivar Williams 82 chromosome 11, Glycine_max_v4.0, whole genome shotgun sequence, the proteins below share one genomic window:
- the LOC100784213 gene encoding mitochondrial import receptor subunit TOM9-2, which translates to FIPMASRRGGVSLPDKLSNNSSSILTKISRSSIVTRNKEAADDAAFITKKLLRSIGKAAWITGTTFLVLVVPLIVEIDCEQQLNDLELQQANLLGTPAPK; encoded by the coding sequence TTCATTCCAATGGCATCCCGAAGAGGTGGAGTCTCACTCCCAGACAAACTTAGCAACAACTCAAGCTCCATCCTCACGAAGATCTCGCGCTCCTCCATCGTCACCCGCAACAAGGAAGCTGCCGATGATGCCGCATTCATCACCAAGAAACTCCTCCGCAGCATTGGCAAGGCCGCGTGGATCACCGGCACCACCTTCCTCGTCCTTGTTGTTCCTCTCATCGTCGAGATTGACTGCGAGCAGCAGCTCAACGACCTCGAGCTCCAGCAGGCCAACCTCCTCGGCACCCCCGCCCCCAAATAA